The following proteins are co-located in the Desulfomicrobium macestii genome:
- a CDS encoding ABC transporter substrate-binding protein: MRIKLLFIMLLAALTAGCSDAPEQTSVLQQDIASLEKTVRGTEVRWHMWGGSAQINQWVDTFVTSEMKRLYDVNVVRVPMDAPVFVNKLLTEKAAGKTTGTMDLLWINGENFKNSMQAGVLFGPFTDRLPNFSAWYDPQKSAHDFGYPVNGFEAPYGRAQFVFEYDTARTPTPPANLAELADWIRANPGRFTYPQPPDFTGSAFLRQVFYATTGGHEQYMNGFNAELYAKNAPRTFDWLGELKPHLWQQGRTYPKDAAALDTLFARGEIDMAMSYHPAHAQMKILEKTYPDTVRTFVLAEGAIFNTHFTAIPFNAPNKAGAMVLANFLMSPEAQLSKFRPENWGDLPALEVTKLEETQRKAFDEVDLGAATLGMDVLSAAAVPEISPEYLELLERDWDTFILGH; this comes from the coding sequence ATGCGCATAAAACTACTTTTCATCATGCTCCTTGCGGCCCTGACCGCCGGATGCTCCGACGCCCCGGAACAGACCTCCGTGCTGCAGCAGGACATCGCGAGCCTGGAAAAGACCGTGCGTGGCACCGAGGTGCGCTGGCACATGTGGGGAGGCAGCGCCCAGATCAATCAATGGGTCGACACTTTCGTGACCTCCGAGATGAAACGCCTTTACGACGTGAACGTGGTCCGGGTGCCCATGGACGCGCCGGTCTTCGTCAACAAGCTGTTGACCGAGAAGGCCGCGGGCAAGACCACCGGGACCATGGACCTCCTGTGGATCAACGGCGAGAATTTCAAGAATTCCATGCAGGCCGGGGTGCTCTTCGGACCCTTCACGGACAGGCTGCCGAACTTTTCGGCCTGGTACGACCCGCAAAAATCGGCCCATGATTTCGGCTACCCCGTGAACGGCTTCGAGGCACCCTACGGCCGTGCCCAGTTCGTCTTCGAGTACGACACGGCCCGCACGCCGACGCCTCCGGCCAACCTGGCCGAGCTTGCGGACTGGATAAGGGCCAACCCGGGGCGCTTCACCTACCCGCAGCCCCCGGATTTCACGGGATCGGCCTTCCTGCGCCAGGTCTTCTACGCCACAACCGGCGGCCACGAGCAGTACATGAACGGCTTCAACGCCGAGCTCTACGCCAAGAACGCCCCCAGGACCTTTGACTGGCTTGGCGAACTCAAACCCCACCTGTGGCAGCAGGGGCGGACCTATCCCAAGGACGCCGCCGCGCTGGACACCCTGTTCGCGCGGGGCGAAATAGACATGGCCATGTCCTACCACCCGGCCCACGCGCAGATGAAAATTCTGGAAAAGACCTACCCCGATACGGTGCGGACCTTTGTCCTGGCCGAGGGGGCCATCTTCAACACCCACTTCACGGCCATCCCCTTCAATGCCCCGAACAAGGCGGGCGCCATGGTCCTGGCCAATTTCCTGATGAGTCCCGAGGCCCAGCTCTCCAAGTTCAGGCCCGAAAACTGGGGCGACCTGCCCGCTCTCGAGGTTACAAAACTCGAAGAGACGCAGCGCAAGGCCTTTGACGAGGTCGATCTGGGCGCGGCCACCCTCGGGATGGACGTCCTCTCCGCGGCAGCCGTGCCGGAGATCAGCCCCGAATATCTGGAACTTCTTGAAAGGGACTGGGACACGTTCATTCTCGGGCACTAG